One genomic window of Pontibacillus halophilus JSM 076056 = DSM 19796 includes the following:
- a CDS encoding YqcI/YcgG family protein has protein sequence MSRLFDRTALEETLLELEPWKQDAYTKLGDMIADEENTYPCVPARVAFLSNELRYGFIDSPTRERAPMQLACLLKQYGQISRQTGKYASIAIVSEITDTTLSIEQYEHMFWDLLSRTTAFDETEWPTEIPKDPAYNKWEFCFNGEPYFAFCATPVHALRKSRHFPYLLLAFQPRFVFEEINDSTRLGRNLKKQIRKRLAAYDEIPTHPALKWYGDEQNLEWKQYFLRDDDSTPSTCPFLHHTKEWEKPKT, from the coding sequence ATGTCTCGTTTATTTGACCGGACAGCACTTGAGGAAACTCTTTTAGAACTAGAACCTTGGAAACAAGATGCGTACACGAAGCTAGGTGACATGATTGCAGATGAAGAGAACACATACCCCTGTGTCCCCGCGAGGGTAGCATTTCTGTCTAATGAACTTCGTTATGGTTTCATTGACTCCCCTACCAGAGAGCGGGCGCCCATGCAACTGGCTTGCCTATTGAAACAATATGGTCAAATCAGCCGGCAAACTGGTAAATACGCATCCATTGCGATTGTGAGTGAGATCACAGATACCACGCTGTCCATTGAACAGTATGAGCATATGTTCTGGGATTTACTAAGCAGGACGACTGCGTTCGATGAGACCGAATGGCCTACAGAAATACCAAAGGACCCGGCTTATAATAAGTGGGAATTCTGTTTTAATGGGGAACCTTATTTCGCATTTTGTGCTACACCTGTTCACGCCTTAAGAAAGAGTCGACATTTCCCTTATTTGCTGCTAGCCTTTCAACCTCGATTTGTATTTGAAGAAATCAATGATTCAACACGTCTTGGACGCAATCTAAAGAAACAAATACGAAAGCGATTAGCTGCCTACGACGAAATCCCAACTCACCCTGCGTTAAAATGGTATGGAGATGAACAAAACTTAGAATGGAAGCAATACTTCCTACGAGACGATGATTCTACTCCATCTACTTGTCCGTTTCTTCACCATACGAAGGAATGGGAGAAGCCTAAAACATAA
- a CDS encoding M4 family metallopeptidase — MKKRGLAVALAIGFTFTSAVPALAATTDSPLHVQAQNEWIAKFDATKVELNKKPGQSVPSFIKGEMEKQKIKSDQDSKSFLNQHQDTFKLDANTDLQLVEETKDDLGHTLYEYQQVVKDVPIDGAILKVHTNENDEVVAINGDVFPEATTKVTTTKAKVSAKKAIKMAYKHAKVAPNEAFNTPTTTAPFEESASGAAEKTELVVYKNGDQYELTYLVQLQFIEPYPANWQIYINAKDGSVVDAYNAATDAATTGYGYGTKGDYKSLNTYAYNGTYYLYDTTKNMSGYIGTYTANYGNSLPGSWSVDSNNAFTSSSQGADVDAHAHAGIVYDYFLNTHNRNSYNGNGASIISTVHYGSNYNNAFWNGSQMVYGDGDGSLFSPLSGSLDVVAHELAHAVTEYTANLEYRNQSGALNESFSDVFGYFVEPNDWDLGEDVYTPGKAGDALRSLSNPERYGQPAHMDDFYYTSSDNGGVHTNSGIPNKAAYLTIQSIGKTKAEKIYYRALNTYLSKRSDFSDARAALLQSTADLYGTGSDYNAVKNAWDSVGVY; from the coding sequence ATGAAAAAAAGAGGATTGGCTGTTGCACTTGCGATTGGATTTACATTTACTTCTGCTGTACCGGCATTGGCTGCTACCACCGATTCACCTCTTCATGTACAGGCGCAGAACGAGTGGATTGCTAAATTTGATGCGACGAAGGTGGAATTGAACAAGAAACCAGGTCAGAGCGTTCCTTCCTTTATCAAAGGAGAGATGGAGAAACAGAAGATTAAGTCTGATCAAGATTCAAAGTCCTTCCTTAATCAACATCAAGACACATTCAAGTTAGATGCCAACACAGACTTACAGCTTGTAGAGGAAACGAAAGATGACCTCGGTCACACATTGTATGAATATCAACAGGTTGTTAAAGACGTTCCAATCGATGGAGCCATCCTAAAGGTCCACACAAATGAAAATGATGAAGTAGTGGCCATTAACGGCGATGTCTTTCCTGAAGCAACTACGAAGGTAACAACAACTAAAGCAAAAGTCTCCGCAAAGAAAGCAATTAAAATGGCATACAAACACGCGAAAGTAGCACCAAATGAAGCCTTTAACACCCCTACTACTACCGCTCCATTCGAAGAATCTGCTTCCGGAGCAGCTGAAAAGACTGAGCTTGTTGTTTACAAGAACGGCGATCAGTATGAACTTACCTACCTTGTTCAACTCCAATTTATCGAACCTTACCCTGCCAACTGGCAAATTTATATTAATGCCAAAGATGGTTCTGTTGTCGATGCGTATAACGCAGCGACAGATGCTGCGACAACAGGATACGGCTACGGAACTAAAGGGGATTATAAGTCCTTAAATACTTACGCTTACAATGGTACGTATTACTTATATGATACAACAAAGAATATGTCTGGCTATATCGGCACCTATACTGCAAATTACGGCAACAGTCTACCAGGATCTTGGTCAGTAGATAGCAACAACGCCTTTACCTCTTCTTCACAAGGGGCAGACGTAGATGCGCATGCACACGCAGGCATTGTGTATGATTATTTCCTCAACACTCACAACCGGAACAGTTATAACGGAAACGGAGCTTCCATTATTTCGACCGTCCATTACGGATCTAATTACAATAACGCATTCTGGAATGGGTCACAAATGGTATACGGAGATGGAGATGGCAGCTTATTCTCCCCACTTTCCGGCTCACTCGATGTTGTAGCGCATGAGTTAGCTCACGCCGTTACAGAGTACACCGCAAACCTTGAATACCGCAACCAATCTGGTGCGTTAAATGAATCCTTCTCAGATGTATTCGGCTACTTTGTAGAGCCGAATGATTGGGACCTAGGTGAAGATGTCTACACACCAGGCAAAGCAGGAGATGCCCTTAGAAGCTTATCGAATCCTGAACGTTACGGTCAGCCCGCTCACATGGACGATTTCTACTACACATCCTCTGACAATGGTGGCGTACACACGAACAGCGGGATTCCAAATAAAGCCGCTTACCTAACGATTCAGTCTATTGGCAAGACGAAAGCTGAGAAAATTTACTACCGTGCGTTAAATACGTACTTAAGCAAGAGAAGTGACTTCAGCGATGCTCGTGCTGCTTTACTTCAATCAACAGCAGACCTTTACGGCACAGGCAGTGATTACAATGCTGTCAAGAATGCTTGGGATTCAGTAGGCGTCTATTAA
- a CDS encoding YwbE family protein — protein sequence MADGKERKDIYPGLEVDIVLKQDQRTGKTTRGVVKDLLTKSPKHPHGIKVRLEDGQVGRVKQTYA from the coding sequence ATGGCCGATGGCAAGGAGCGAAAAGACATTTATCCTGGGTTAGAAGTGGATATTGTCTTAAAACAAGATCAACGCACAGGGAAGACGACGCGTGGGGTTGTGAAAGACCTTCTAACGAAATCTCCTAAACATCCACACGGGATCAAAGTCCGTTTAGAAGATGGTCAAGTAGGACGAGTGAAGCAAACATACGCATAG
- a CDS encoding DsbA family protein, whose translation MAKNNSHLRRNIIFIGVLLVVVVGIVLLAVYSTNQDKKQGGESAGPVSISYEGQPYMGEEDAPVKVIEFGDYKCPFCKDFEVNTVPSLVEDIVEPGYAQFYFMNTPFINVDSDRGAQFAEAVYAELGSDPYWEFHSKLFQKQPNDPSYEEIDLMTEQYLTDTLSSVVSDEEAQRVVEVYDEEQFEEAVQTDLDYANDLQISQTPTLVVNGEIFEGNYEELVQHVKELAEEE comes from the coding sequence ATGGCGAAGAATAACAGTCATTTAAGAAGAAACATCATCTTCATTGGTGTCCTTCTGGTTGTTGTCGTTGGAATTGTTCTACTTGCAGTTTATTCGACAAATCAGGATAAGAAACAAGGGGGAGAATCAGCGGGACCTGTCTCCATTTCCTATGAAGGGCAACCTTATATGGGGGAAGAAGATGCGCCGGTCAAAGTGATTGAATTCGGTGACTACAAGTGTCCTTTCTGTAAGGACTTTGAAGTAAACACTGTACCAAGTCTTGTTGAAGATATTGTTGAACCTGGTTACGCGCAATTTTACTTTATGAATACACCATTTATCAACGTTGATTCTGATCGTGGAGCACAGTTTGCAGAAGCTGTTTATGCCGAACTTGGATCTGACCCGTATTGGGAATTCCACTCGAAACTATTTCAGAAGCAACCGAATGACCCAAGTTATGAAGAAATTGACTTGATGACGGAACAATACTTAACGGATACGTTATCATCCGTAGTGAGTGACGAAGAAGCACAGCGTGTAGTAGAGGTGTATGATGAGGAACAGTTTGAAGAAGCCGTTCAGACGGACTTGGACTATGCCAATGATTTGCAAATTTCTCAAACCCCTACGCTTGTTGTGAACGGAGAAATCTTTGAAGGTAACTACGAAGAACTTGTTCAACATGTGAAGGAACTAGCAGAAGAAGAGTAA
- a CDS encoding stage II sporulation protein M, translated as MQRLYKHEWDKFKESYRLPFLIGMVLTMVFGVVAYYMLLSNPDVVDAYMAAIQQQMERIDLSEEDFGTFTAAWGIMSNNIRVALLTVVLGIVPILIVPYFIPVSTILSISVLSAYYQNVGDNLGELLLKGILPHGITELIAIFLAAAIGFHFSLITFKKLFTEERKSIHWFRAVKECFLSFVLVVFPLLVLSGLIEGYITPAIMGM; from the coding sequence ATGCAACGATTGTATAAACATGAATGGGATAAATTTAAAGAAAGTTACCGGTTGCCATTCCTCATTGGCATGGTGCTAACGATGGTGTTCGGGGTTGTCGCTTACTATATGCTATTGTCAAATCCCGATGTAGTCGATGCTTATATGGCAGCCATTCAACAACAGATGGAAAGAATTGATTTGAGTGAAGAGGATTTTGGTACGTTTACAGCGGCGTGGGGGATTATGTCGAATAACATACGTGTCGCCTTATTAACAGTTGTACTTGGCATTGTGCCAATCTTAATCGTACCTTACTTTATTCCGGTATCAACAATCCTATCCATTAGTGTATTATCTGCCTACTATCAGAATGTGGGAGATAATCTAGGAGAGTTGCTTCTGAAAGGGATTCTTCCACATGGGATAACCGAACTGATTGCGATTTTCTTAGCTGCGGCCATAGGCTTTCACTTTAGCCTCATCACCTTTAAGAAACTCTTTACAGAAGAACGGAAGTCCATCCACTGGTTCAGAGCAGTGAAGGAATGTTTCTTGTCATTCGTTCTTGTCGTATTCCCTTTATTAGTCCTTTCAGGGTTAATTGAAGGATATATCACACCAGCTATTATGGGAATGTAA
- a CDS encoding DUF7662 domain-containing protein, which produces MEIKLDRLTFQFADVIQEDRESERDTFRENTLSLEELHHFGRGPFCRFSVKEALREVAGTIVLIKGRTVVFVQYIEDIGGYLTDRIGNITEADISRGGDQEACRINMHFQEAFASGESIWLFVNYSEEGEHIAPFLRGRYQPVWDNLNHEVDFKEPNRPYVNYGGKEQSKYAPLRHYLSWQDEVSNYLSFMEIEDLLESSLPRSAYRLRSWWSNERNKGHTQAAGWQEAGYVVDFIHLGHYALFVHEHKRDPQAKGMEEMVSQHYLNHLTSIGKVYEAQVLPEKEYVKQLHKKINNVWTDYMAEVEDEPSLMHLQEMMLILEALAYHHGMDREELHQAMLVRRNERGGYEKGIQLQQLFDPF; this is translated from the coding sequence ATGGAAATTAAGCTGGACCGATTGACCTTTCAGTTTGCAGATGTCATTCAGGAAGATAGAGAGAGCGAAAGGGATACATTTAGAGAAAACACGCTCTCCCTTGAAGAGCTACATCATTTCGGTCGCGGACCTTTCTGTCGGTTTTCTGTGAAAGAAGCGTTAAGAGAAGTAGCGGGTACAATCGTATTAATTAAAGGGCGTACCGTTGTCTTCGTCCAGTATATAGAGGATATAGGGGGTTATTTAACGGACCGAATTGGGAACATCACTGAAGCGGATATAAGTCGAGGTGGTGACCAAGAAGCGTGCCGAATCAACATGCATTTCCAAGAAGCCTTTGCTTCAGGTGAGTCCATTTGGTTGTTCGTCAACTATAGCGAAGAGGGAGAGCATATAGCTCCATTTCTTAGGGGGCGCTACCAACCGGTGTGGGACAACCTTAACCATGAGGTTGACTTCAAAGAGCCTAATCGACCTTACGTGAACTATGGGGGTAAAGAACAGTCAAAGTATGCACCTCTCCGTCATTATCTATCTTGGCAGGACGAGGTCTCAAATTATTTATCCTTTATGGAGATAGAAGACCTTCTAGAATCTTCTCTACCTCGTTCTGCATATCGGTTACGATCTTGGTGGTCGAATGAACGTAACAAAGGTCATACGCAAGCTGCAGGATGGCAAGAGGCAGGGTATGTTGTCGACTTCATCCACCTAGGCCACTACGCCTTGTTCGTTCACGAGCACAAACGCGATCCACAGGCAAAGGGTATGGAGGAAATGGTGTCTCAGCACTATTTGAATCATCTTACATCAATCGGGAAAGTCTATGAAGCTCAAGTTCTACCAGAGAAAGAGTATGTTAAACAACTGCATAAAAAAATTAACAACGTATGGACGGACTATATGGCAGAAGTAGAAGACGAACCGTCTCTTATGCATTTACAAGAAATGATGTTGATTCTTGAGGCGCTTGCTTATCATCACGGTATGGATCGTGAAGAGCTGCATCAGGCGATGTTGGTTAGAAGAAATGAGCGAGGAGGATATGAGAAGGGAATTCAGCTTCAACAACTATTTGATCCGTTTTAG
- a CDS encoding YjcZ family sporulation protein has product MGYYGGCGGQVQPSYGYGNQFVLIVVLFILLIIVGAAFVKC; this is encoded by the coding sequence ATGGGTTACTACGGAGGTTGTGGAGGTCAGGTTCAACCGAGCTACGGATATGGCAACCAGTTCGTGCTCATTGTTGTCTTGTTTATCTTGCTTATTATCGTCGGAGCGGCTTTTGTTAAATGCTAA
- a CDS encoding YjcZ family sporulation protein, with protein sequence MSGGYGYGAGFALIVVLFILLIIVGAAALGGYGYGGY encoded by the coding sequence ATGAGTGGTGGATACGGCTACGGCGCAGGCTTTGCGTTAATCGTTGTATTGTTTATCCTTCTAATCATCGTTGGAGCAGCTGCACTCGGTGGTTATGGATATGGCGGCTACTAA
- a CDS encoding Hsp20/alpha crystallin family protein — MASNHHLDRFMERQQKFFDNLLWQPPRQSVMQSIDQFFNPTNRGGIRFEEFETKTHYILETKLTGVSKDEIVIEALPDNRIRLSVDKSETVENEREGFMSATHSYNERILTLPENVVVREMKATHKDGILQLKFPKRKGRKIEID; from the coding sequence ATGGCATCAAACCATCATTTAGATCGCTTTATGGAACGTCAACAGAAGTTCTTTGATAATTTGCTTTGGCAGCCACCACGTCAATCCGTTATGCAGTCAATTGATCAATTCTTTAACCCAACGAACCGAGGAGGAATTCGGTTTGAGGAGTTCGAGACAAAGACCCATTACATCTTAGAAACGAAACTTACAGGGGTCTCTAAAGATGAAATCGTAATTGAAGCCTTGCCGGATAACCGGATTCGACTTAGTGTCGATAAATCAGAAACGGTGGAGAATGAAAGGGAAGGATTTATGAGTGCAACGCATTCATACAATGAACGAATCTTAACACTTCCTGAGAATGTTGTCGTAAGAGAGATGAAAGCTACGCATAAAGACGGCATTCTACAACTTAAGTTTCCAAAGCGGAAAGGGAGAAAAATCGAAATCGATTAA
- the ilvE gene encoding branched-chain-amino-acid transaminase yields the protein MSSQWIYLSGQFVKKEEAVVSVYDHGFLYGDGVFEGIRAYSGNVFKLDEHVNRLFESAQSIMLMVPYTKEELKQIVVDTVRKNNLSDAYIRVVLSRGAGNLGLDPASCSAPRLIVIAEALALFPKELYERGLRLGSVSTRRNRPDVLSPQVKSLNYLNNILVKLEANQAGVDEALMLNDQGYVTEGSADNIFIVKNGVLYTPPVYLGALEGVTRNAIIDIAKEQGYEVRQDPFTRHDVYVADEVFLTGTAAEVIAVVEVDQRKIGDGTPGHVTNHMLKLFRQLVTTDGVQCYPESPQRDAVVG from the coding sequence GTGAGCAGCCAATGGATTTATCTCAGCGGCCAATTTGTCAAGAAAGAAGAAGCCGTCGTATCCGTTTATGACCATGGGTTCTTATATGGAGATGGGGTGTTCGAAGGCATTCGTGCCTATAGCGGTAACGTCTTTAAGCTTGATGAACACGTAAATCGTCTCTTTGAATCTGCGCAATCCATTATGCTAATGGTCCCATACACAAAGGAGGAACTTAAACAGATTGTCGTCGACACGGTTAGAAAGAACAATTTATCTGATGCCTACATCCGTGTTGTCCTATCCCGTGGCGCTGGTAATCTTGGCCTAGACCCGGCCAGCTGCTCCGCACCGCGCTTGATTGTTATCGCGGAAGCACTCGCTTTATTCCCTAAAGAACTTTATGAACGAGGGTTAAGGCTAGGCTCAGTATCTACAAGACGCAACCGACCAGACGTGCTTAGTCCACAAGTGAAATCATTAAACTATTTAAATAATATTCTTGTGAAGCTAGAAGCCAATCAGGCTGGGGTCGATGAAGCCTTAATGTTAAACGACCAGGGTTACGTAACAGAAGGCTCCGCAGACAACATCTTCATCGTGAAGAATGGAGTTCTCTACACCCCTCCTGTCTATTTAGGTGCATTAGAAGGCGTAACGAGAAACGCCATCATTGATATCGCCAAGGAACAAGGCTATGAAGTTCGTCAAGATCCGTTCACAAGACATGATGTTTATGTTGCGGATGAAGTCTTTCTAACAGGTACGGCGGCTGAAGTTATTGCTGTCGTTGAAGTAGACCAACGGAAGATTGGAGACGGAACTCCAGGTCACGTAACGAATCATATGCTTAAATTGTTCCGTCAACTCGTTACGACAGACGGTGTTCAATGTTATCCAGAATCCCCTCAACGAGATGCTGTTGTTGGTTAG
- the ilvD gene encoding dihydroxy-acid dehydratase has protein sequence MRSNTIKQGIDRAPHRSLLHAAGVKTKDLGKPFIGVCNSYVDIIPGHRHLNKFAEVVKEEIRKAGGIPFEFNTIGVDDGIAMGHIGMRYSLPSREIIADSAETVINAHWFDGVFYIPNCDKITPGMLMAAARTNVPSVFVSGGPMEAGKSASGDNLSLVSVFEGVGKYNQGSMSEDELTELESLACPTCGSCSGMFTANSMNSLMEMLGVTVPGNATIVATSDERHQLIKQAAKHLMNEIENDIKPRDIMTRDAFDDAFALDMAMGGSTNTVLHTLAIAQEAGVDYNLERVNQIAEKVPYLAKISPASDYSMQDVHEAGGVSAIINELCKIDGLLNRDRITITGESISQNVKNHHITNHNVIRPKDDPYSPVGGLSILFGNLAPEGSVVKVGAIDPSIRYFEGKAITFNSQDEAQKGIDDGTVQSGHVVVIRYEGPKGGPGMPEMLAPTSSIAGRGLDKEVALITDGRFSGATRGISIGHISPEAAEGGTIAYIQNDDTIVIDLEKRSIHLAVEEDELERRRSEWTLEPPKITTGYLAKYSKLVTSAGTGGIMKI, from the coding sequence GTGAGAAGTAATACGATTAAGCAAGGAATCGACCGTGCCCCTCACAGGAGCTTGCTCCATGCCGCAGGGGTTAAAACGAAAGATTTAGGAAAGCCATTTATCGGTGTATGTAACTCTTACGTAGATATTATCCCTGGCCACCGCCATTTGAACAAATTCGCAGAAGTCGTGAAAGAAGAAATTCGGAAAGCTGGCGGCATTCCATTCGAATTCAATACGATTGGAGTCGATGATGGGATTGCCATGGGGCATATCGGAATGCGCTACTCCCTCCCAAGTCGGGAGATTATCGCAGATAGCGCTGAAACAGTCATCAATGCCCACTGGTTTGACGGTGTGTTCTACATCCCAAACTGTGACAAGATCACACCTGGCATGCTCATGGCAGCGGCACGAACGAACGTCCCTTCTGTCTTCGTCTCTGGCGGGCCAATGGAAGCAGGGAAATCCGCTTCAGGTGACAACCTTTCTCTCGTCTCTGTCTTTGAAGGCGTAGGAAAGTACAATCAAGGGTCTATGTCAGAAGACGAACTAACAGAACTGGAATCACTCGCTTGTCCAACTTGCGGGTCCTGTTCTGGAATGTTCACAGCCAATAGCATGAACTCCTTAATGGAAATGCTCGGCGTAACCGTTCCAGGCAATGCGACCATCGTAGCAACCTCTGATGAGCGCCATCAACTCATCAAGCAAGCTGCCAAGCACTTGATGAATGAGATTGAGAATGACATTAAACCTCGCGACATCATGACACGAGATGCATTTGATGATGCCTTTGCACTTGATATGGCCATGGGCGGCTCCACAAATACCGTCCTCCACACCTTGGCGATTGCTCAAGAAGCAGGTGTTGACTACAACTTAGAGCGCGTCAACCAAATCGCAGAGAAAGTTCCTTATTTGGCGAAGATCAGTCCTGCTTCCGATTACTCCATGCAGGATGTTCACGAAGCTGGCGGAGTAAGTGCCATTATTAATGAACTCTGTAAGATTGACGGCTTGCTCAATCGGGACCGAATCACCATTACTGGTGAATCCATCTCTCAGAATGTGAAGAACCACCACATTACCAATCACAATGTCATTCGACCGAAAGACGATCCATACAGTCCTGTAGGTGGGCTTTCCATCTTATTTGGCAACTTAGCTCCAGAAGGCTCCGTCGTTAAGGTAGGTGCGATTGACCCTTCCATTCGTTACTTTGAAGGAAAGGCGATTACCTTCAACTCACAAGATGAAGCCCAGAAGGGAATTGACGATGGAACCGTCCAATCCGGACACGTCGTGGTTATCCGATATGAAGGACCTAAAGGTGGTCCTGGAATGCCAGAAATGCTAGCCCCAACCTCCTCCATTGCAGGTCGAGGGCTCGACAAAGAAGTCGCCTTGATTACTGACGGACGCTTCTCAGGAGCAACACGAGGGATTTCCATTGGCCATATTTCACCAGAAGCCGCAGAAGGTGGAACCATCGCCTACATTCAGAATGATGACACCATCGTTATCGATCTTGAAAAGCGTAGCATTCACCTCGCGGTTGAGGAAGACGAATTGGAACGAAGACGTTCGGAGTGGACGCTAGAGCCACCGAAGATTACGACAGGCTATCTTGCTAAGTATTCGAAACTTGTGACTTCTGCCGGTACAGGTGGAATAATGAAAATTTAA